A single region of the Granulicella aggregans genome encodes:
- a CDS encoding UbiA-like polyprenyltransferase produces the protein MSSLVSKTGVALEMIKWEHSIFALPFALTGAVLAAGGWPKLSVFLWIVVCMVSARTAAMAFNRLADAELDAANPRTATRALPAGALSKGFVGGFVAVSAAVFFLGAAMLNRLTLELAPAALGVVLVYSYMKRLTRWSHLVLGLALGIAPSAAWIAVRGSFDPRIAVLTLAVILWVGGFDILYACQDFEHDRLVGLNSVPQAFGLQGAFWMARAMHFAMILVLLWLVELFGLGKIATVGIGAVTGLLLYEHSIISPKDLRRMDAAFFTLNGVISVVLFIFVATDVLLGRQ, from the coding sequence ATGAGTTCGCTGGTATCGAAGACGGGCGTTGCGCTCGAGATGATCAAGTGGGAGCACAGCATCTTCGCTCTCCCCTTTGCCTTGACTGGCGCTGTATTGGCTGCGGGAGGCTGGCCGAAGCTCTCCGTGTTCCTATGGATTGTGGTGTGCATGGTGTCGGCGCGGACTGCGGCGATGGCGTTCAATCGGCTTGCTGATGCGGAGCTCGATGCAGCGAATCCTCGCACGGCGACGCGGGCGCTCCCTGCGGGCGCTTTGAGCAAGGGATTTGTAGGCGGCTTCGTGGCGGTATCTGCGGCGGTGTTCTTCCTCGGCGCGGCAATGCTGAACCGGCTCACGCTGGAGCTTGCTCCGGCTGCGTTGGGCGTGGTGCTGGTCTACAGCTACATGAAGCGCCTAACGCGGTGGTCGCACCTCGTGCTGGGACTGGCGCTGGGCATTGCGCCGTCGGCCGCATGGATTGCCGTGCGGGGCAGCTTCGATCCACGCATCGCTGTGTTGACGCTTGCGGTGATCTTATGGGTAGGTGGTTTCGACATCCTCTACGCCTGTCAGGACTTCGAGCACGATCGACTTGTGGGATTGAACAGTGTGCCGCAGGCCTTTGGATTGCAAGGCGCTTTCTGGATGGCGCGCGCTATGCATTTCGCAATGATCCTGGTTCTTCTGTGGCTCGTGGAGTTATTCGGACTAGGAAAGATTGCGACGGTCGGAATTGGCGCGGTCACGGGACTTCTACTCTATGAGCACTCGATCATCTCGCCGAAGGACTTGCGGCGGATGGATGCAGCCTTCTTCACTTTGAACGGCGTGATCTCTGTGGTGCTTTTTATCTTCGTAGCCACAGATGTTTTATTGGGGCGCCAATAG
- a CDS encoding prephenate dehydratase, with protein MRIAIQGELGSNSHMAALELLAAAEVTVEIVPCAVSAIVFEKLMETDEELAIDGAVLPIENSLHGAVAEHYDLIAANPVRIVTESFLRIRFNLIAMPGVKAGDLKRVISHPVALSQCRRYLAAHPDWEVVPFYDTAGSVKHVMQMQLRATAGIAPELAAQEYGGEILARDLEDHAANFTRFHLICREDRVAMLPGALIPQKSSKMTVAFTVEHRPGTLVEALQLLASAGVDLTRIESRPVPGHPWEYVFYVEFRFAEVALAEAALVSLSAHCHTVKELGRYLAA; from the coding sequence TTGCGAATTGCAATCCAGGGAGAACTTGGATCGAACAGCCATATGGCAGCGCTGGAGCTGCTCGCAGCGGCCGAGGTTACAGTCGAGATAGTGCCCTGTGCGGTCTCGGCGATTGTGTTTGAGAAGCTGATGGAGACCGATGAGGAGTTAGCCATCGACGGGGCAGTTTTGCCAATCGAGAACAGCCTGCACGGGGCGGTGGCGGAACACTACGACCTGATCGCGGCGAACCCGGTGCGGATCGTCACCGAGAGCTTTCTGCGGATACGCTTCAACCTGATTGCGATGCCGGGAGTCAAGGCCGGTGACCTGAAGCGGGTGATATCTCACCCGGTTGCACTCTCGCAGTGCCGAAGATACCTGGCGGCGCACCCGGATTGGGAAGTGGTCCCTTTCTACGACACCGCAGGTAGCGTGAAACACGTGATGCAGATGCAGCTTCGCGCTACGGCGGGTATCGCGCCGGAGCTTGCCGCGCAGGAGTATGGCGGCGAGATCCTTGCGCGGGATCTTGAGGACCACGCCGCGAACTTCACCCGCTTTCACCTGATCTGCCGGGAAGACCGGGTAGCGATGCTTCCAGGCGCGTTGATCCCACAGAAGTCGAGCAAGATGACGGTTGCGTTCACCGTCGAGCACCGCCCAGGGACATTGGTTGAGGCGCTACAACTTCTCGCTTCTGCGGGCGTGGACTTAACGAGGATCGAATCGCGTCCGGTGCCCGGGCACCCCTGGGAGTACGTCTTCTATGTAGAGTTTCGGTTCGCTGAAGTGGCGCTGGCCGAGGCCGCTCTTGTTTCGCTCTCCGCGCACTGTCACACGGTGAAGGAGCTGGGACGATATCTCGCGGCCTGA
- a CDS encoding BON domain-containing protein, which produces MNVNDLRRVVNGAVVAGMLAISTMGFAAAAQSTNPADAQIQADVMKALNNKHFSNVKVDVSGGIVTLSGTVDLYSEKEEADKKAHHRKNVSGVRNEITVAGPTVEDATLRNKLGEKIAYDRVGYGTTAFNAITIAVQNGVVTLGGVAYGPMDKDAALSEAANYPGVKDVVDNIEVAPPSPMDDRIRIATARAVYGYPSLNKYSIDPAKPIRITVVSGNVTLSGVVDSQADRDTAGIRANSVPGVFKVTNNLQVEGGSNSAAK; this is translated from the coding sequence ATGAACGTAAACGACTTAAGACGAGTGGTGAATGGTGCAGTCGTCGCCGGAATGCTAGCTATCTCCACCATGGGATTTGCAGCAGCAGCGCAGAGTACGAATCCGGCGGACGCGCAGATCCAGGCCGACGTGATGAAGGCACTGAACAATAAGCATTTCAGCAACGTGAAGGTTGATGTTTCGGGCGGTATCGTGACGTTGTCCGGAACGGTCGACCTTTATAGCGAAAAGGAAGAAGCCGACAAGAAGGCGCATCACCGTAAGAACGTCTCGGGCGTTCGCAATGAAATCACGGTCGCCGGCCCCACGGTAGAAGACGCGACCTTGCGGAACAAACTCGGCGAGAAGATCGCCTATGACCGCGTGGGATACGGGACGACCGCCTTCAATGCGATCACGATTGCTGTACAGAACGGCGTGGTGACGCTTGGCGGCGTTGCGTATGGCCCGATGGATAAGGACGCAGCGCTCAGCGAGGCCGCAAACTATCCGGGTGTGAAGGATGTTGTCGACAACATTGAAGTCGCCCCGCCTTCGCCGATGGATGACAGAATTCGTATCGCCACTGCGCGCGCGGTCTACGGATATCCTTCGCTGAACAAGTACTCGATCGATCCGGCGAAGCCGATCAGAATTACCGTAGTGAGCGGCAACGTGACGCTTTCGGGTGTAGTCGACAGCCAAGCGGACAGGGACACTGCAGGGATTCGTGCGAATAGCGTTCCGGGAGTCTTCAAGGTGACGAATAACCTCCAGGTCGAAGGGGGATCGAATTCGGCAGCAAAATAA
- a CDS encoding peptidylprolyl isomerase — protein sequence MKDGRANLLRLVLPAALLLLCGSMQAQSAADAKSQSTAAQDAGATQLDRVVAIVNGDLILESDVDEERRFAVFQPYSEPTGSFSRAQAIQRLIDRTLILQQAKEQPRKPITDAEVQANLADLRKDILACKQYKCETPEGWHKFLSDNGFTEEELLRHWRDRMETLQFIEDRFRMGIRISDQQVQDYYKKTLLPKYAERKANAPKLDSISDRIREILLQEQVGALLDDWLKALRASGDVRMVTADEVTR from the coding sequence ATGAAAGACGGCAGGGCCAACCTGCTGCGACTTGTGCTGCCCGCGGCGCTGCTATTGTTGTGCGGTTCTATGCAGGCTCAGAGTGCGGCTGACGCCAAGTCTCAGAGCACCGCTGCGCAGGATGCCGGAGCAACGCAGCTTGACCGTGTGGTGGCCATCGTCAACGGCGACCTGATTCTTGAAAGTGATGTCGATGAAGAGCGTAGATTCGCGGTCTTTCAGCCCTACAGCGAACCGACGGGGTCGTTCTCCCGCGCACAGGCGATTCAGCGGTTGATCGACCGGACATTGATTCTGCAGCAGGCAAAGGAACAGCCAAGAAAGCCGATCACCGATGCCGAAGTGCAGGCGAACCTGGCCGACCTGCGCAAGGACATTCTGGCCTGCAAGCAGTACAAGTGCGAGACCCCGGAGGGCTGGCACAAGTTTCTGAGCGACAACGGATTTACGGAAGAAGAACTGCTTCGGCACTGGCGCGACCGCATGGAGACGCTGCAGTTCATCGAGGACAGATTCCGCATGGGAATTCGCATCTCCGACCAGCAGGTGCAGGACTATTACAAAAAGACGCTTCTGCCCAAATATGCGGAGCGCAAGGCGAATGCTCCGAAGCTGGATTCGATCAGCGATCGGATCCGCGAGATTCTGCTGCAGGAACAGGTGGGCGCGTTGCTGGATGACTGGCTGAAGGCGCTGCGCGCGTCGGGCGATGTGCGGATGGTCACGGCAGATGAGGTGACGCGATGA
- a CDS encoding CsbD family protein — translation MATETITGKFDQLKGQVKQSIGEATGNEKLANSGAADQVKGAAKEAWGNTKEAAQAVTDDARAHAQASSSDAEIEGHEKTHSVRDSIVNTAQKLKDSVIRHTDNVKANH, via the coding sequence ATGGCTACCGAAACAATTACCGGAAAATTCGATCAGCTCAAGGGCCAGGTAAAGCAATCCATCGGCGAAGCGACAGGAAACGAAAAGCTTGCCAATTCAGGTGCCGCTGACCAGGTCAAAGGCGCAGCCAAGGAAGCGTGGGGCAACACCAAGGAAGCCGCGCAAGCGGTAACGGATGATGCTCGTGCTCACGCTCAGGCAAGCAGCTCCGATGCCGAGATTGAAGGTCACGAGAAGACCCATTCTGTTCGGGACTCTATCGTCAACACTGCTCAGAAGCTTAAGGACAGTGTGATCCGTCACACGGACAACGTGAAAGCGAACCACTAA
- the lon gene encoding endopeptidase La: MPNDFVSVISPRGNEKAGEGSTPGGGNTPLPVLPVRDTVLFPHAVLPLTVGRESSIQLIQSLGEGKTILVVAQRDARQDTPEGADLYSIGTRATVHKVVKMPNQSLFVFTEGNERVRVGEFTQLSPFMTAEYETIPESEMTASPEIEALQRNVVSQFQQIVTSSPTLSDDLQTIAINIEEPGRLADFIASSLPFLTTTDKQELLETPSVLARMERINKHLAKELEVQQLRNKIQTEVQDSVQQSQRDYYLREQLKAIQKELGDLDDSQKDTADLKEKIENAGMPEETKKDALKELSRLARMSPMAADYSLTRNYIEWLAVLPWAKSSAGEIDIPKAKDFLDEDHYGLNKVKDRILDYLSVRRLKPDMKGPILCFVGPPGVGKTSLGRSIARALGRKFSRISLGGMHDEAEIRGHRRTYIGALPGQIIQNLKRVETNDPVFMLDEIDKLGRDFRGDPASALLETLDPEQNNTFRDNYLDQPFDLSKVLFICTANQLDPIPAPLLDRMEIIELTGYTEEEKVQIAFKYLIPRQTKENGIDPELIEFPEESVSLIARHYTREAGVRKLEQQIGTVCRKLARKIAEGRTEKLVITKEVVHEFLGGIKVRVDTEIAERTKRAGVVVGLAWTPAGGDILFIEANKMKGKGGFKITGQIGDVMKESMEAALTWVRSNAASLGLDEDFTKDVDIHIHVPAGAIPKDGPSAGVTMATALVSLLTDARVRPLTAMTGEITLSGNVLPVGGIKEKFLAAKRAGVRDVILPVDCRQQVEEDLTPEQIEGVNIHYASVIEDVLAIALPKSKLEAVIDEEVREEILHAAEV; the protein is encoded by the coding sequence ATGCCAAATGACTTTGTAAGCGTAATTAGCCCCCGAGGAAATGAGAAAGCTGGCGAAGGATCTACCCCGGGCGGCGGCAACACCCCGCTTCCGGTGCTTCCAGTCCGCGATACCGTACTGTTTCCGCACGCCGTTCTGCCGCTGACTGTAGGCCGCGAGAGCTCGATTCAACTGATTCAATCGCTGGGTGAGGGCAAGACGATCCTGGTCGTGGCGCAGCGCGATGCCCGCCAGGACACGCCGGAAGGCGCGGATCTGTACTCGATCGGAACTCGCGCGACCGTGCACAAGGTCGTGAAGATGCCGAATCAGAGCCTCTTCGTCTTTACCGAGGGCAACGAGCGCGTTCGCGTGGGCGAGTTTACGCAGCTTTCGCCCTTCATGACCGCCGAGTACGAGACGATTCCTGAGAGCGAGATGACTGCGTCGCCTGAGATTGAGGCGTTGCAGCGGAACGTGGTCAGCCAGTTCCAGCAGATCGTGACCTCGTCGCCGACGCTGTCGGACGATCTGCAGACGATCGCGATCAATATTGAAGAGCCCGGGCGGTTGGCGGACTTTATCGCGTCGTCGCTGCCGTTCTTGACCACTACTGACAAGCAGGAGTTGCTCGAAACACCGAGCGTCCTGGCGCGGATGGAGCGCATCAACAAGCACCTCGCCAAGGAGCTTGAGGTTCAGCAGCTTCGCAACAAGATTCAGACCGAGGTGCAGGACTCCGTTCAGCAATCACAGCGCGATTACTACCTGCGTGAGCAGTTGAAGGCGATCCAGAAGGAGCTTGGCGACCTCGACGACTCGCAGAAGGATACCGCCGACCTCAAAGAGAAGATTGAGAACGCCGGCATGCCTGAAGAGACGAAGAAGGACGCTCTGAAGGAGCTTTCGCGGCTTGCGCGGATGTCTCCCATGGCGGCGGACTACTCGCTGACGCGGAACTATATTGAGTGGCTGGCTGTGCTGCCGTGGGCGAAGTCGTCGGCTGGCGAGATCGACATTCCCAAGGCGAAGGACTTTCTGGATGAGGACCACTACGGTCTGAACAAGGTGAAGGATCGCATCCTCGACTACCTTTCGGTGCGGCGCTTGAAGCCGGACATGAAGGGGCCGATCCTGTGCTTCGTCGGGCCTCCAGGCGTGGGTAAGACCTCGCTGGGCCGCAGCATCGCGCGAGCGCTGGGACGCAAGTTCAGCCGCATCTCTCTGGGCGGCATGCATGACGAGGCGGAGATCCGGGGCCATCGCCGTACCTACATTGGAGCTCTGCCCGGACAGATCATCCAGAACCTGAAGCGCGTCGAGACGAACGATCCAGTCTTTATGCTGGACGAGATCGACAAGCTTGGCCGCGACTTCCGTGGCGATCCCGCGAGCGCTCTGCTGGAGACGTTGGATCCGGAGCAGAACAACACGTTCCGCGACAACTATCTCGATCAGCCGTTTGATCTCTCGAAGGTTCTCTTTATCTGCACGGCGAACCAGTTGGATCCGATTCCGGCTCCGCTGCTGGACCGCATGGAGATCATTGAGCTGACCGGCTACACCGAGGAGGAGAAGGTGCAGATCGCCTTCAAGTACCTGATCCCGCGCCAGACGAAGGAGAACGGGATCGACCCAGAGTTGATCGAGTTCCCGGAGGAGAGCGTCAGCCTGATCGCGCGTCACTACACGCGAGAGGCGGGCGTCCGTAAGCTGGAGCAGCAGATTGGAACGGTCTGCCGCAAACTCGCCCGGAAGATCGCTGAGGGGCGGACGGAGAAGCTGGTCATCACCAAGGAGGTCGTGCACGAGTTCCTTGGTGGCATCAAGGTCCGTGTCGACACCGAGATCGCGGAGCGCACCAAGCGCGCTGGCGTGGTCGTCGGATTGGCATGGACGCCGGCTGGCGGCGACATCCTCTTCATCGAGGCGAACAAGATGAAGGGCAAGGGCGGCTTCAAGATCACCGGCCAGATCGGCGACGTCATGAAGGAGTCGATGGAGGCAGCGCTGACATGGGTCCGTTCGAATGCGGCTTCGCTGGGGCTCGATGAGGACTTCACCAAGGATGTGGACATACACATCCACGTGCCGGCGGGAGCGATCCCGAAGGATGGTCCATCGGCTGGCGTGACCATGGCGACTGCGCTTGTCTCGTTGCTGACGGACGCTCGGGTTCGGCCTCTCACTGCGATGACGGGCGAGATCACGCTGAGCGGAAACGTTCTGCCGGTTGGTGGCATCAAGGAGAAGTTCCTTGCCGCCAAGCGGGCTGGAGTTCGTGACGTGATCCTGCCGGTCGACTGCAGGCAGCAGGTTGAAGAGGACCTCACACCGGAACAGATCGAGGGCGTGAACATCCACTACGCGAGCGTCATCGAGGACGTGCTGGCGATCGCTCTGCCGAAGAGCAAGCTGGAGGCGGTGATCGACGAAGAGGTGCGGGAAGAGATCCTGCACGCTGCCGAGGTATAA
- a CDS encoding translocation/assembly module TamB domain-containing protein translates to MSVPEEPVVPQVKKRPHIAIRISKAMAWTVLSVLVLIVALLGTGWWYTTTPDFQRRVGREVVKVLEDATGGGVELGKLRFSLRHLAIEADGLIIHGTEGPGEAPYVSLDKIDVRLKISSFLSHTAGVGLASHVGLSLLRVEHPQIHLIIDKDGKTNQPVPKHSSTSKESLTDTLLDLKASQVELLNGVALLNDRAIPFDLAARDLDAEVHYISKSDRYGATVDLRDLRTKMTTYPEAQSKLHVEAELGRDAAKLTKLELTTGKSTVVKANASLDHFAQPEWQAAVDGSLELKQIGILAGFSGLTGGVADLNLRGHNCTVTPAVAQKHLPFWRSRHPKSEQTSSSKTLAPDPDCKAGYLLVGEVKVHKAGYEDQDVRLHDIDGSAHLKITPADLLFTALTGYLPGGGSAEGDLRITNWLGEVPSDATAKSPSTLTATAAAKTANRTAAIINAAPPVTGSLAVTKVQPAHAYLTATAKGIPLRTIMDVVAPKGYGDLGFDTTVSGPVKAEWSGPASALAASVQVDGDLKFAPSGSKRAGAASNIPVSGQAQAHYDGRTEVVRISRIQLLTPQSTLNASGVLGVNIGDPLTALQVNLSVRDLGEYDQLLQTLGLESNGKKGSAAIPLVLHGGLEFQGSASGPIADLDVKGHLQAQQVEVKLGTGETQQADVLVDSVVADAEFSPYSGLAVASSTITRGTAVLNVGGSVKPHKVISRRRNSSYVWDDDTVVNAQVRLTNAQMADVLQIAGQQGKYPVTGTLNLHGNVNGTLGALNGGGNVALANGVAYGEAFQTVSADLTVQGKAIEGKNVLLKAHDMQVTGNGGYDMASQRFHAHLQGDNLLLSKLDTVKKSGVAADGTLTLVADANGTIEQPGLVAKLKLANVTVSDKPLGDATADVHSQGTMMYLTAQASAIGTKIDATGQTQLTGDYQTQAKLNFAGLDLGKAVDMFSTTGLKVTSNIDGTVTVNGPLKTPMKLEGNAALNNFSVKLQGIDLKAAEPIRVSLKNGVATLEQLHITGTDTDLHAGGTAQILGATGAKGGALNLRSTGSVSPALAHVVDREVQASGKVSFNVAAVGQMKEPQLTGKINFEHVNASMESIPNGLTDMNGSMTFNEDRLQVENLTATTGGGKVTIGGFFTYRNEFFADLTLGADTVRVRYNGLSATANASLKLQGGPDSLRLSGNMLITRFGVGANVDFAAFAGSGGVAAPPDPNSIMDKIVLDVHVTSSPQLDFQNSYAKLAGTVDLTVRGTIASPTVLGRIQVTDGSATFAGTTYQLQRGDIYFSNPVRIDPVIDIDATARVESYDITVGLHGTSTNLKPTYRSEPPLSEADVFNLLALGRTQEEAQLYQEKQVQQGTDPTTSALLGGALNATVSNRVSKLFGVGSVKIDPAFVGTLGNSSARITVEQQLTQQLTLTYAQNVNQTAQQLIQVQYQLNRNMSIVATRDETGVFSVVYKIRKRYR, encoded by the coding sequence ATGAGCGTGCCTGAAGAGCCGGTAGTTCCGCAGGTTAAGAAGCGGCCCCACATCGCCATCCGCATCTCGAAGGCGATGGCATGGACCGTGCTGAGTGTGCTCGTGCTGATCGTCGCGCTGCTCGGCACGGGCTGGTGGTACACCACGACACCGGACTTTCAGCGGCGCGTCGGCAGAGAGGTCGTCAAGGTTCTCGAGGACGCAACCGGCGGCGGGGTCGAGTTGGGGAAGCTGCGCTTCAGCCTGCGGCACCTTGCCATCGAAGCCGATGGACTTATCATTCATGGGACGGAAGGGCCGGGCGAAGCGCCGTATGTCTCGCTCGACAAGATTGATGTACGGTTGAAGATCTCGAGCTTTCTATCTCACACTGCGGGCGTGGGACTGGCTTCGCATGTGGGGTTGAGCCTGCTTCGTGTCGAACATCCGCAGATTCATCTCATCATCGACAAGGACGGAAAGACGAATCAGCCGGTGCCGAAGCATTCTAGCACGAGCAAAGAATCGTTGACGGACACGCTGCTCGACCTGAAGGCGAGCCAGGTGGAACTTCTGAATGGCGTTGCGCTACTGAACGATCGCGCGATTCCGTTCGATCTGGCTGCGCGTGATCTCGATGCAGAGGTGCATTACATCTCCAAGAGCGATCGATACGGCGCGACGGTCGACTTGCGTGATCTACGCACGAAGATGACGACGTATCCGGAGGCGCAGTCGAAGCTGCACGTTGAGGCTGAGCTCGGTCGCGATGCGGCGAAGCTGACGAAGCTCGAACTGACGACAGGTAAGAGCACGGTAGTGAAGGCGAACGCATCGCTCGATCACTTCGCGCAGCCGGAGTGGCAGGCAGCGGTGGATGGCTCACTGGAGCTAAAGCAGATTGGCATCCTCGCCGGGTTCAGTGGGCTGACGGGCGGCGTGGCTGACTTGAATCTGCGTGGGCATAACTGCACCGTCACTCCCGCTGTCGCGCAGAAGCATCTGCCCTTCTGGCGAAGCAGACATCCGAAGTCCGAACAGACGTCGAGCAGCAAGACGCTGGCGCCCGATCCGGACTGCAAGGCGGGCTATCTGCTGGTTGGCGAGGTGAAGGTTCACAAGGCGGGTTACGAGGACCAGGATGTCAGGCTGCACGATATCGACGGCTCCGCGCACCTGAAGATCACGCCAGCGGACCTGCTGTTCACTGCGTTGACGGGTTATCTGCCCGGCGGTGGAAGCGCGGAGGGCGATCTCAGGATCACGAACTGGCTGGGCGAGGTGCCTTCCGATGCGACGGCGAAGTCCCCCAGTACGCTGACTGCAACCGCGGCGGCGAAGACGGCAAACCGCACGGCAGCGATCATCAACGCCGCTCCTCCGGTGACGGGTTCACTCGCGGTCACGAAGGTTCAACCCGCGCATGCGTATCTGACCGCGACGGCGAAGGGTATTCCGCTGCGGACGATCATGGACGTCGTGGCACCGAAGGGCTATGGCGATCTCGGCTTCGACACCACGGTGAGTGGGCCGGTCAAAGCGGAGTGGAGCGGGCCGGCGAGCGCGCTGGCGGCATCGGTGCAGGTGGATGGCGACTTAAAGTTTGCGCCGTCGGGCTCGAAGCGTGCGGGTGCGGCCTCCAACATCCCCGTAAGCGGGCAGGCGCAGGCGCATTACGACGGAAGGACCGAGGTGGTCCGGATCTCGAGGATTCAGTTGCTGACGCCGCAATCCACGTTGAATGCGAGTGGCGTGCTCGGCGTCAATATTGGAGATCCTTTGACGGCGTTGCAGGTCAATCTTTCTGTGCGGGACCTCGGCGAATACGACCAGTTGCTGCAGACGCTCGGTCTGGAGTCGAACGGCAAGAAGGGCAGCGCCGCGATCCCTCTGGTGCTTCACGGCGGGTTGGAGTTTCAGGGATCGGCATCCGGCCCGATTGCGGACCTCGATGTGAAGGGACATCTGCAGGCGCAGCAGGTGGAGGTAAAGCTCGGTACTGGCGAGACACAGCAGGCGGACGTGCTGGTGGATTCAGTCGTCGCGGACGCGGAGTTCTCGCCTTACTCGGGGCTGGCTGTTGCAAGCTCGACGATCACGCGCGGGACCGCCGTGCTCAATGTTGGCGGATCCGTGAAGCCGCATAAGGTGATCTCAAGGCGGCGCAACTCGAGTTATGTGTGGGATGACGATACCGTGGTGAACGCGCAGGTGCGGCTTACGAATGCACAGATGGCGGACGTGCTGCAGATCGCCGGACAGCAGGGGAAGTATCCCGTGACTGGCACTCTCAATCTGCACGGCAATGTGAACGGAACTCTTGGCGCGTTGAACGGTGGCGGTAACGTGGCACTCGCAAATGGCGTTGCCTATGGCGAGGCCTTCCAAACAGTGAGCGCCGACCTGACCGTCCAGGGCAAAGCGATTGAAGGCAAGAACGTCTTGTTAAAGGCGCACGACATGCAGGTGACGGGCAACGGCGGCTACGACATGGCGAGTCAGCGCTTCCATGCGCATCTGCAGGGCGACAATCTGCTGTTGTCAAAGCTCGATACGGTGAAGAAGTCAGGTGTCGCGGCAGACGGAACGCTGACGCTGGTGGCCGACGCAAACGGGACGATCGAACAGCCGGGGCTGGTCGCGAAGTTGAAGCTTGCGAATGTGACGGTCAGTGACAAGCCGTTGGGCGATGCTACGGCGGACGTTCACAGCCAGGGAACGATGATGTACCTCACCGCGCAGGCGTCGGCGATTGGAACGAAGATCGACGCAACCGGGCAGACGCAGCTGACGGGAGACTACCAGACCCAGGCGAAGCTTAATTTTGCCGGATTGGATCTGGGCAAGGCGGTCGATATGTTCTCGACCACCGGGTTGAAGGTAACTTCGAACATCGATGGAACGGTCACGGTCAACGGGCCTCTGAAGACGCCGATGAAGCTCGAAGGCAACGCGGCGTTGAACAACTTCAGCGTGAAGCTGCAGGGCATCGACCTAAAGGCGGCGGAGCCTATCCGCGTAAGCCTGAAGAACGGTGTTGCGACGCTGGAGCAGTTGCATATCACGGGTACTGACACCGACCTGCATGCGGGCGGAACTGCACAGATCCTGGGCGCGACGGGCGCGAAGGGCGGCGCTCTGAATCTGCGGTCAACTGGAAGTGTAAGCCCGGCACTGGCGCACGTCGTCGATCGCGAGGTCCAGGCGAGCGGCAAGGTCAGCTTCAATGTGGCAGCTGTGGGTCAGATGAAAGAGCCGCAACTTACCGGCAAGATCAACTTTGAGCATGTGAACGCCAGCATGGAGAGCATACCGAACGGCCTGACCGACATGAACGGCAGCATGACCTTCAACGAAGACCGGCTACAGGTAGAGAATCTAACCGCGACGACGGGCGGCGGCAAGGTGACGATCGGTGGATTTTTCACCTATCGCAACGAGTTCTTCGCCGACCTGACGCTGGGAGCGGACACGGTCCGCGTGCGCTACAACGGCCTGAGCGCGACGGCGAACGCGAGCCTGAAGCTGCAGGGTGGTCCGGACAGTCTCCGGCTAAGCGGCAACATGCTCATCACGCGCTTCGGTGTGGGCGCGAACGTCGACTTCGCGGCGTTTGCGGGGTCTGGCGGGGTGGCCGCGCCGCCCGATCCGAACTCCATCATGGATAAGATCGTCCTCGACGTTCATGTGACCAGTTCGCCGCAGTTGGACTTCCAGAACTCCTATGCCAAGCTGGCCGGAACCGTTGACTTGACAGTACGCGGAACGATCGCATCGCCCACCGTGCTGGGGCGTATCCAGGTGACCGACGGCAGCGCAACCTTCGCCGGCACCACCTATCAGTTGCAGCGTGGCGACATCTATTTCTCGAACCCAGTGCGGATTGACCCGGTCATTGATATCGATGCGACGGCCCGCGTGGAGAGCTACGACATTACGGTTGGCCTGCATGGGACCTCGACGAACCTTAAGCCGACCTACCGGTCAGAGCCGCCGCTGAGCGAGGCGGACGTCTTCAATCTGCTGGCGCTCGGACGCACGCAGGAAGAGGCGCAGCTCTACCAGGAAAAGCAGGTGCAGCAGGGCACCGATCCCACAACCAGCGCCCTGCTGGGCGGGGCCTTGAACGCTACCGTTAGCAATCGTGTCTCGAAGCTCTTTGGTGTGGGCAGCGTGAAGATCGATCCGGCATTCGTCGGTACGCTTGGTAACTCGTCGGCGCGTATCACGGTTGAGCAGCAACTGACGCAGCAACTCACTTTGACCTATGCGCAGAACGTGAACCAGACTGCGCAGCAGTTAATTCAGGTGCAGTATCAGTTGAATCGGAACATGTCGATCGTGGCGACACGCGACGAGACGGGCGTCTTCAGCGTGGTCTATAAAATTCGGAAACGCTATCGTTAA
- a CDS encoding lmo0937 family membrane protein, with product MLWTITIILFLLWVVGLVSGAALGSWIHILLVLAIIVLIFNLLQGRRAL from the coding sequence ATGCTCTGGACGATCACCATCATTCTCTTCCTTCTCTGGGTCGTTGGCCTGGTCAGTGGCGCGGCACTCGGCTCCTGGATTCACATCCTTCTCGTGCTCGCGATCATCGTGCTCATCTTCAACCTGCTTCAAGGGCGGCGTGCGCTCTAG